In a single window of the Chondrocystis sp. NIES-4102 genome:
- a CDS encoding ribosomal protein S12, whose product MPTIQQLIRSERSKLKKKTKSPALKECPQRRGVCTRVYTTTPKKPNSALRKVARVRLTSGFEVTAYIPGIGHNLQEHSVVLIRGGRVKDLPGVRYHIVRGTLDTTGVKDRSQGRSKYGTKRPK is encoded by the coding sequence ATGCCCACTATTCAGCAACTCATTCGCAGCGAAAGATCTAAATTAAAGAAGAAAACTAAATCTCCTGCGCTTAAGGAATGTCCTCAGCGTCGGGGGGTTTGTACTAGAGTTTATACAACAACCCCCAAAAAACCAAATTCAGCCTTAAGAAAAGTAGCTAGGGTAAGATTAACATCAGGATTTGAAGTAACAGCTTATATTCCAGGGATTGGACACAATTTGCAAGAGCATTCGGTGGTTCTAATTCGTGGCGGTAGGGTAAAAGACTTGCCTGGGGTAAGATATCATATAGTTCGAGGAACTTTAGATACCACTGGAGTGAAAGATAGATCTCAAGGACGTTCTAAATACGGTACAAAGCGTCCTAAGTAA
- a CDS encoding ribosomal protein S7 produces the protein MSRRSTKKKRPVPPDPVYNSRLLSMTIRRIMRSGKQSLASRIIYDAMNIIGDRTGNEPIEVFEQAIKNLTPLVEVKARRVGGATYQVPMEVRQGRGTTLALRWLIQFARARGGRTMSAKLASEIMDAANETGGAMKKREETHRMAEANKAFAHYRY, from the coding sequence ATGTCTCGTCGTTCAACTAAGAAAAAGCGTCCAGTTCCACCAGATCCAGTCTATAATAGTCGTCTTCTCAGCATGACTATAAGAAGAATTATGCGTAGTGGTAAGCAGTCGTTAGCATCGCGCATAATTTATGATGCTATGAATATTATTGGCGATCGTACAGGAAATGAGCCTATTGAGGTATTTGAGCAAGCTATTAAAAATTTAACTCCCTTAGTAGAAGTAAAAGCACGTCGTGTTGGTGGAGCTACTTATCAAGTACCTATGGAAGTAAGACAAGGTAGAGGCACTACATTAGCATTACGCTGGTTGATCCAATTTGCTCGTGCAAGAGGTGGACGCACAATGTCGGCTAAATTAGCCAGTGAAATTATGGATGCTGCTAATGAGACAGGAGGAGCTATGAAAAAAAGAGAGGAAACTCACCGCATGGCTGAAGCTAATAAAGCCTTTGCTCATTATCGCTATTAA
- a CDS encoding dienelactone hydrolase, whose product MEIKTTSVKIPNQDIQIDAYLAQPVIAASKIPAVIVFQEIFGVNSNIREITQLIAQQGYIAIAPALYQRLSPGFSYDFSPQDNGYSPEAYQLGLQYYQQVQYQEIISDIQATISYLKTLPNIKERAIGCIGFCFGGHVAYIAATLADIKATACFYGAGITTACYGEEIPTLQRTAQIQGTIYLFFGTQDTLISSSENQQIEAELQKQQINHRIFRYDAGHGFFAGFFVDKYPFLQQHPSYNAEAAPDAWGKVLDLFEHNL is encoded by the coding sequence ATGGAAATTAAAACCACATCTGTCAAAATACCTAACCAAGATATACAAATTGATGCTTATCTAGCACAGCCAGTAATAGCAGCAAGTAAAATACCTGCGGTCATTGTTTTTCAAGAAATCTTCGGAGTAAATAGCAATATTCGGGAAATTACTCAATTAATTGCTCAACAAGGGTATATAGCGATCGCACCTGCATTATATCAGCGTCTTTCCCCTGGTTTTTCTTATGATTTTAGTCCTCAAGATAATGGTTATAGTCCCGAAGCTTATCAACTAGGTTTGCAATATTATCAACAAGTTCAGTATCAGGAAATAATAAGTGATATTCAAGCCACCATATCTTATCTTAAAACATTGCCAAATATTAAAGAAAGAGCGATCGGTTGTATTGGGTTTTGTTTTGGAGGTCATGTTGCTTATATAGCAGCTACCCTAGCAGATATTAAGGCTACCGCTTGCTTTTACGGTGCTGGTATTACTACTGCTTGTTATGGCGAAGAAATTCCCACTCTCCAACGCACTGCACAAATTCAAGGGACTATTTATCTCTTTTTTGGCACACAAGACACTTTAATTTCCTCATCTGAAAATCAGCAGATCGAAGCAGAATTACAAAAACAACAGATAAATCATCGTATCTTTCGTTATGATGCAGGGCATGGCTTTTTTGCTGGCTTTTTTGTTGATAAATATCCATTTTTACAACAACATCCCAGTTATAATGCAGAAGCAGCCCCCGATGCTTGGGGTAAAGTATTAGATCTGTTTGAACATAACTTATAG
- a CDS encoding iron-sulfur cluster assembly accessory protein has product MLEISSIALQEIKRIKSNSKMSDSLVRLEVKPGGCSGFFYNFKLEDIEAKDKITDSSTPSQDQLIKIGNLELAVDLQSWKYIENLKIDYSEDLMGGGFRFHNRDAKNVCGCGISFAQIDPDVK; this is encoded by the coding sequence ATGCTTGAGATTAGTTCAATTGCACTCCAAGAAATCAAGCGCATTAAGTCAAATAGTAAAATGTCAGACAGTCTTGTACGGCTCGAAGTTAAGCCTGGAGGCTGTTCTGGCTTTTTTTATAATTTTAAATTGGAAGATATAGAAGCTAAAGACAAGATTACTGATTCTTCTACGCCATCTCAAGATCAGTTAATAAAGATTGGTAATCTTGAACTAGCAGTTGATCTGCAATCTTGGAAATACATTGAAAATTTAAAAATAGATTATTCAGAAGATTTAATGGGTGGGGGTTTCCGTTTTCACAATCGGGATGCTAAAAATGTTTGTGGTTGTGGCATATCTTTTGCTCAAATAGATCCAGATGTTAAATAA
- the glsF gene encoding ferredoxin-dependent glutamate synthase, whose amino-acid sequence MSKQEMKSKEVINKTMTEQELETKSDTNTFQGQNWLVKERDACGVGFIAYQDGRESNKLVQQALKALGCMEHRGGCSADRDSGDGAGVMTSLPQKIFANWFEQNNIKQPQPETWGVGMVFLPQESNQAQECQKFVEEIVKAENLQVLGWREVPVRPEVLGEQARENQPYIKQIIVTSEEQLVGDELERKLYIARSRVGKKLSDDFYICSFSCRTIVYKGMVRSVILGEFYQDLTDPNFESTFAVYHRRFSTNTMPKWPFAQPMRILGHNGEINTLLGNINWMSNREKELVSNFESTCLPGWTQSEIEGLTPIVNNHNSDSYNLDSVMELLVRTGRSIPEAAMILVPEAYKNQPSLQEYPEIVDFYEYHSGQQEPWDGPALLVFSDGKTVGATLDRNGLRPARYTITKDGYVVVGSETGVVDLPDAEVVEKGRLGPGQTIVVDLKTKEVLRNWEVKKRVAQANPYGEWVKKYRCTIENQEFSAENLLTSEALLQQQTAFGYTAEDLELIVQSMAITGKEPTFCMGDDIPLAVLSDKPRLLYDYFKQRFAQVTNPAIDPLRESLVMSLSMQLGAKGNILNLKPEDARLLKLESPILNDAQLASIESTDFKTEKLSTLYKIATGPDGLKDAVASLCQTATEAVKAGVEIIILSDRAGSQSIGTEASYIPPLLAVGAVHHHLINQGLRLKASLIVDTAQCWSTHHFACLIGYGASAVCPYLALESVRQWWNDPKTQNLMQNERIETVTLDQAQINYRNSIEAGLLKILSKMGISLLSSYHGAQIFEALGLGMDLINLAFAGTTSRLGGLTITELAHEVIAFHHKAFPEIQSKKLENYGFVKYKKGGEYHMNSPEMSKALHKAVETKEYDHYEVYKQYLQGRPATALRDLLDFKSDRPSISLEEVESISDIVQRFCTGGMSLGSLSREAHETLAIAMNRLGGKSNSGEGGEDTVRFKVLDDVDEAGKSATLPHLNGLKNGDTASSAIKQVASGRFGVTPEYLMSAKQLEIKVAQGAKPGEGGQLPGKKVSPYIASLRRSKPGVTLISPPPHHDIYSIEDLAQLIFDLHQINPQAKVSVKLVAEIGIGTIAAGVAKANSDVIQISGHDGGTGASPLSSIKHAGVPWELGLTEVHRVLLENKLRDRVLLRADGGLKTGWDVIMAALMGAQEYGFGSIAMIAEGCIMARVCHMNTCPVGVATQQQHLRERFRGIPDHVVNFFYFVAEEVRSLLAKLGYRSLDEIIGRADLLVRNSQVQITKTQDLDLSCLINLPNVAEDRSWLEHQEVHSNGEVLDDTILADPEIMQAIANQGKVTKDIAIINTDRSVGARISGAIAVKYGNSGFAGELNLKFNGAAGQSFGAFNLPGMNFHLQGEANDYVAKGMHGGEIVITPTKESTYDFATNVILGNTCLYGATGGSLYANGRAGERFAVRNSLGKAVIEGAGDHCCEYMTGGVIVVLGEVGRNVGAGMTGGLGYFLDEDNTFASKVNPEIVKIQRLNTIAGEQQLQQMIEQHVAKTGSPKGQAILNDWENYRSKFWQVVPPSESESAEASAEAAKTLTSV is encoded by the coding sequence ATGAGCAAGCAAGAGATGAAATCAAAAGAAGTTATAAATAAAACAATGACTGAGCAAGAATTAGAAACAAAGTCTGATACTAATACTTTTCAGGGACAAAATTGGTTAGTAAAAGAGAGAGATGCTTGTGGAGTAGGATTCATTGCTTATCAAGATGGTAGAGAGAGTAACAAGCTGGTTCAGCAGGCTTTAAAGGCTTTAGGATGTATGGAACATCGGGGCGGATGTAGTGCCGATCGCGATTCGGGAGATGGGGCAGGAGTAATGACATCATTGCCACAAAAAATATTTGCTAATTGGTTTGAGCAAAATAATATCAAACAGCCTCAACCAGAAACTTGGGGTGTGGGAATGGTATTTCTGCCTCAAGAATCAAATCAAGCCCAGGAGTGTCAAAAATTTGTAGAAGAAATAGTTAAAGCTGAAAATCTTCAAGTATTAGGTTGGCGTGAAGTCCCAGTTCGTCCAGAAGTATTAGGAGAACAAGCACGAGAAAATCAGCCATATATTAAACAGATTATTGTAACCTCAGAAGAACAATTAGTAGGAGACGAGCTTGAAAGAAAACTTTACATAGCGCGATCGCGAGTTGGCAAGAAATTATCAGATGATTTTTATATTTGTTCTTTCTCCTGTCGCACAATTGTATATAAAGGTATGGTGCGGTCTGTAATCTTGGGTGAATTTTATCAGGATTTAACTGACCCGAATTTTGAAAGTACTTTTGCTGTATATCATCGTCGCTTTAGTACCAATACCATGCCTAAATGGCCTTTTGCTCAACCAATGAGAATTTTAGGTCATAACGGTGAAATTAATACTTTGTTAGGCAACATCAATTGGATGTCTAATCGAGAAAAAGAATTGGTTTCTAACTTTGAATCTACTTGTTTACCTGGTTGGACTCAAAGTGAAATAGAAGGATTAACACCAATCGTTAACAATCATAATAGTGATTCCTATAACCTAGACAGTGTTATGGAGTTATTAGTCAGGACTGGACGCAGTATTCCTGAGGCAGCAATGATTCTTGTGCCAGAAGCATATAAAAATCAACCTTCTTTGCAAGAATATCCTGAAATTGTCGATTTTTATGAATATCATAGCGGTCAACAAGAGCCTTGGGATGGACCAGCATTATTAGTGTTTAGTGATGGAAAAACTGTAGGAGCAACTTTAGACCGTAATGGTTTACGTCCTGCTCGTTATACCATTACTAAAGATGGGTATGTGGTTGTGGGTTCAGAAACAGGTGTTGTGGATTTGCCCGATGCTGAAGTAGTGGAAAAAGGTAGATTGGGTCCTGGGCAAACTATAGTAGTTGATTTAAAAACTAAAGAGGTATTGCGTAATTGGGAAGTTAAAAAACGTGTAGCTCAAGCTAATCCTTATGGCGAGTGGGTGAAAAAATATCGTTGTACCATTGAAAATCAGGAGTTTAGTGCGGAAAATCTCTTAACTTCAGAAGCATTATTACAACAACAAACTGCCTTTGGTTATACCGCAGAAGATTTAGAGTTAATTGTCCAGTCGATGGCAATTACTGGTAAAGAACCAACCTTCTGTATGGGAGATGATATTCCTTTAGCGGTGCTTTCAGATAAGCCTAGACTACTTTACGACTACTTTAAACAAAGATTTGCCCAAGTAACTAATCCAGCAATTGATCCATTGAGGGAAAGTTTAGTAATGTCTCTGTCGATGCAGTTGGGGGCAAAGGGCAATATCCTTAATTTAAAGCCTGAAGATGCTAGGTTATTGAAACTAGAATCTCCAATTTTGAATGATGCACAATTAGCCAGCATTGAGAGTACTGACTTTAAGACAGAAAAATTATCAACCTTATATAAAATTGCCACTGGCCCAGATGGATTAAAAGATGCGGTAGCAAGTTTATGTCAAACAGCTACTGAAGCAGTAAAAGCTGGAGTTGAGATTATCATTTTGAGTGACCGTGCAGGTTCACAAAGTATAGGTACAGAAGCAAGTTATATTCCTCCTTTACTGGCTGTGGGAGCGGTTCACCATCATTTAATTAATCAAGGATTACGTTTAAAAGCATCATTGATAGTAGACACGGCTCAATGTTGGAGTACGCATCACTTTGCCTGTTTAATTGGTTATGGGGCTTCTGCGGTTTGTCCCTATTTAGCTTTAGAAAGTGTACGCCAGTGGTGGAACGATCCTAAAACTCAAAACCTGATGCAAAATGAACGAATTGAGACGGTGACTTTGGATCAGGCGCAAATAAATTACCGTAATTCAATTGAAGCAGGATTATTAAAAATCCTCTCTAAAATGGGGATATCTTTATTATCTTCCTATCATGGAGCGCAGATTTTTGAGGCTTTGGGTTTAGGAATGGATTTAATTAATTTGGCTTTTGCTGGCACAACCTCTCGTTTAGGTGGTCTAACTATTACTGAACTAGCTCACGAAGTTATTGCTTTTCATCACAAAGCTTTTCCTGAAATTCAGAGTAAAAAGTTAGAAAACTACGGGTTTGTCAAATATAAAAAAGGTGGAGAGTATCACATGAATTCTCCTGAAATGTCCAAAGCCTTGCATAAAGCTGTGGAAACAAAAGAATATGATCATTACGAAGTCTATAAACAATACCTTCAAGGAAGACCTGCTACAGCTTTACGAGATTTATTAGATTTCAAATCCGATCGCCCTTCTATTTCTCTAGAAGAAGTTGAATCTATTAGCGATATTGTTCAACGTTTTTGTACTGGGGGAATGTCTTTAGGATCTTTATCTAGAGAAGCTCATGAAACTTTAGCGATCGCTATGAATCGTTTGGGGGGTAAATCTAATTCAGGCGAAGGGGGAGAGGATACTGTTCGCTTTAAAGTGTTAGATGATGTGGATGAAGCTGGCAAGTCTGCTACATTACCCCATCTCAACGGCTTAAAAAATGGAGATACAGCAAGTTCAGCGATTAAGCAAGTGGCATCAGGACGCTTTGGAGTTACTCCAGAGTATTTGATGAGTGCTAAACAGTTGGAAATCAAAGTGGCTCAGGGAGCAAAACCAGGAGAAGGAGGACAATTACCAGGGAAGAAAGTTAGTCCCTACATTGCTTCTTTACGTCGTTCTAAACCTGGGGTAACTTTAATTTCTCCTCCACCTCATCACGATATCTATTCTATTGAGGATTTAGCTCAGTTAATTTTTGACCTACATCAAATTAATCCCCAAGCCAAAGTATCTGTAAAACTGGTAGCAGAAATAGGTATTGGGACAATTGCAGCAGGAGTTGCTAAAGCCAATTCCGACGTTATTCAGATTTCTGGACATGATGGAGGGACTGGAGCATCTCCCCTTAGTTCTATTAAACACGCAGGAGTTCCTTGGGAATTAGGTTTAACTGAAGTTCATCGAGTTCTACTGGAAAACAAATTACGCGATCGCGTTTTACTCCGAGCCGATGGCGGGTTAAAAACAGGTTGGGACGTAATAATGGCAGCTTTAATGGGGGCCCAAGAGTATGGCTTTGGTTCTATTGCTATGATTGCTGAAGGGTGTATTATGGCAAGGGTATGTCATATGAATACTTGTCCTGTGGGGGTAGCAACTCAACAACAACATTTAAGGGAAAGATTTAGAGGTATTCCTGATCATGTAGTCAATTTCTTCTATTTTGTAGCCGAAGAAGTTCGTTCTCTACTGGCTAAACTGGGTTATCGTTCTTTAGATGAAATTATTGGACGTGCTGATCTATTGGTGCGAAATAGTCAGGTACAAATTACCAAAACCCAAGATTTAGATTTAAGCTGCTTAATTAACTTACCTAATGTAGCTGAAGATCGTTCTTGGTTAGAGCATCAGGAAGTTCATAGCAATGGTGAAGTACTGGATGATACTATACTAGCTGATCCAGAAATCATGCAAGCGATCGCCAATCAAGGTAAAGTTACTAAAGATATCGCCATTATTAATACTGATCGTAGTGTTGGAGCAAGAATCTCTGGAGCGATCGCAGTTAAATATGGCAATAGCGGTTTTGCAGGGGAACTAAATCTTAAGTTTAATGGTGCTGCTGGTCAAAGTTTTGGTGCATTTAATTTACCTGGGATGAACTTTCATCTTCAAGGTGAGGCGAATGATTATGTTGCTAAAGGAATGCACGGAGGCGAAATTGTCATTACCCCCACTAAAGAATCCACTTATGATTTTGCTACCAATGTAATTTTAGGTAACACTTGCCTTTATGGTGCTACTGGTGGTTCACTCTATGCTAATGGTAGAGCAGGAGAGAGATTTGCAGTACGCAATTCTTTAGGAAAAGCTGTTATCGAAGGGGCTGGAGACCACTGTTGTGAATATATGACTGGTGGAGTGATTGTAGTCTTAGGTGAAGTAGGGCGTAACGTTGGTGCTGGAATGACTGGCGGTTTGGGTTATTTTCTGGATGAAGATAATACATTCGCAAGTAAAGTTAATCCTGAAATTGTTAAGATCCAACGCTTAAATACTATTGCAGGGGAACAACAACTTCAACAAATGATTGAACAGCACGTAGCCAAAACAGGTAGTCCCAAAGGTCAAGCCATTTTAAATGATTGGGAAAACTATCGTAGTAAATTTTGGCAAGTAGTACCCCCTTCCGAGTCGGAAAGTGCAGAAGCTAGTGCAGAGGCTGCAAAAACTCTAACTTCTGTATAA
- a CDS encoding translation elongation factor G: MARTISLERVRNIGIAAHIDAGKTTTTERILFYTGIAYKMGEVHDGAATMDWMQQEQERGITITAAAISTSWKDHKINIIDTPGHVDFTIEVERSMRVLDGVIAVFCSVGGVQPQSETVWRQANRYNVPRIAFVNKMDRTGANFFKVYEQIKDRLQANAVPIQIPIGSETEFQGIIDLVRMRAILYKDDLGKEIEDVEIPEQLQDQAQEFRNRLIESIAETDEQLLEKFLMEEEFSEVEIKKAIRQGTINGSIMPMLCGSAFKNKGVQILLDAVVDYLPAPIEVPPITGELPDGSASVRHSSDEEPFAALAFKIASDKFGRLTFIRVYSGILSKGSYVYNATKQKKERISRLVVLKSNDRIEVEELRAGDLGAIVGLKLATTGDTLCDEKNPIILESLFVPEPVISVAVEPQTKSDVEKLAKALQALSDEDPTFRVSTNPETNQTVIAGMGELHLEILVDRMLREFNVEATVGKPQVAYRETIRKSSTGEGKYIKQSGGKGQYGHAVLEIEPGKPTSGFEFVSKIVGGTIPKEYIPAIEEGVKQTCESGILSGYPLIDVKVTLIDGSYHDVDSNEMAFKVAGSMAVRSAVLNAAPVVLEPMMKVEVEVPEDFLGDVIGDLNSRRGNIEGMNSEVGMAKIDAQVPLAKMFGYATDIRSKTQGRGIFSMEFSEYSEVPRNEAEEIIAKNKGNTQI, encoded by the coding sequence GTGGCACGTACCATCTCACTTGAGCGAGTACGAAATATAGGTATTGCAGCTCACATTGATGCGGGCAAAACAACAACAACAGAACGTATCCTCTTCTATACTGGTATAGCCTACAAAATGGGAGAAGTGCATGACGGTGCAGCTACTATGGATTGGATGCAGCAGGAGCAGGAAAGAGGAATCACTATTACTGCTGCTGCAATAAGTACTAGTTGGAAAGATCATAAAATTAACATTATCGATACTCCAGGACACGTTGATTTCACTATTGAAGTTGAGCGATCTATGCGGGTTTTAGATGGCGTTATTGCTGTGTTTTGTTCGGTTGGTGGAGTTCAACCTCAATCTGAAACAGTTTGGAGACAAGCAAATAGATACAATGTGCCAAGAATTGCCTTTGTCAACAAAATGGATCGCACGGGAGCAAATTTCTTTAAGGTTTACGAACAAATTAAAGATCGTCTCCAAGCAAATGCAGTACCCATTCAAATACCTATTGGTAGTGAAACAGAATTTCAAGGCATTATTGATCTTGTCAGAATGAGGGCGATTCTTTATAAAGATGATTTAGGTAAAGAAATAGAAGATGTAGAAATTCCAGAACAATTACAAGACCAAGCTCAGGAATTTCGTAATAGATTAATAGAATCAATAGCAGAAACAGACGAACAACTTCTGGAAAAATTTCTTATGGAAGAGGAATTTAGTGAAGTTGAAATAAAAAAGGCAATCAGACAGGGTACAATTAACGGCTCTATTATGCCCATGCTGTGTGGTTCAGCCTTTAAAAACAAAGGTGTTCAAATTCTTTTGGATGCAGTAGTAGATTATTTACCTGCTCCTATTGAAGTTCCTCCAATTACAGGAGAGTTACCAGATGGATCTGCTTCGGTTAGGCATTCTAGTGATGAAGAGCCATTTGCAGCCCTAGCTTTTAAAATCGCTAGTGATAAGTTTGGGCGATTGACCTTCATTAGAGTATATTCTGGAATATTGAGTAAAGGGAGTTATGTATATAATGCTACTAAGCAGAAAAAAGAACGTATTTCTCGTTTAGTGGTTTTAAAATCTAATGATCGTATAGAGGTTGAGGAACTACGCGCTGGTGATCTTGGTGCAATAGTTGGTTTAAAATTGGCAACGACAGGTGACACTTTATGTGATGAAAAAAACCCAATTATTCTAGAATCATTATTTGTGCCTGAGCCAGTGATTTCCGTGGCTGTAGAACCTCAAACTAAAAGTGATGTAGAAAAGCTTGCTAAAGCTCTACAGGCTCTTTCAGATGAAGATCCAACATTTCGGGTTAGCACCAATCCTGAAACAAATCAAACTGTAATTGCAGGAATGGGCGAGTTACACTTAGAAATCTTGGTAGATCGAATGCTAAGAGAGTTTAACGTAGAGGCTACGGTAGGGAAGCCACAAGTAGCTTATCGTGAAACAATTCGTAAAAGTAGTACAGGTGAGGGCAAATACATTAAACAAAGTGGTGGAAAGGGTCAATATGGTCATGCTGTACTAGAAATTGAACCTGGTAAACCAACCAGTGGGTTTGAATTCGTTTCTAAAATTGTAGGTGGAACTATTCCTAAAGAGTATATTCCTGCTATTGAAGAAGGGGTGAAACAAACTTGCGAATCTGGTATCTTGTCAGGATATCCTTTGATAGATGTCAAAGTAACTTTGATTGATGGCTCATACCACGATGTAGACTCTAACGAAATGGCTTTTAAGGTTGCTGGTTCTATGGCTGTTAGGAGTGCGGTATTAAATGCAGCCCCTGTGGTTTTAGAACCAATGATGAAAGTTGAAGTTGAAGTTCCAGAAGATTTCTTAGGAGATGTGATCGGAGACTTAAACTCACGTCGGGGCAACATTGAAGGAATGAACTCCGAAGTAGGTATGGCTAAAATAGATGCTCAAGTTCCATTAGCAAAAATGTTTGGCTATGCTACAGATATCCGCTCTAAAACCCAAGGTCGCGGTATATTCTCTATGGAGTTCAGTGAATATAGCGAAGTTCCTCGCAATGAGGCAGAGGAAATTATCGCAAAAAATAAAGGTAACACTCAAATTTAA
- a CDS encoding MscS mechanosensitive ion channel has product MGRVIKKRFLLGVIISANLWINFFTYAVEAQLPLLPKLSLETLKLEKTLKQQKFSDCVLLDGYCLFKLSDRKSNLRQRIKYTEEQLTAVRKLYLQSEEPIKIFHPGDEQQQNIYVTVENRKIPVLSLYARDTIGEGINLEEYTQQISNNIADGLKTTKEERQLNFINRQAKIAGFIISLMLLANLFLAQKLKLLNQAKLDFSRENQTASLTNQLEQRKKFNLKEVHYRLLQLAQITIWVGGCLIILGLFPYTRPIQQLIFTLLRIPLYLIIIIWVCYILIRLSYAAIAKINTAITNNTLASSYVFNPDTNRRLQVRMNTFSGLFRGIVTCIWGGIGLFTALAIIGINITPLLAGAGVLGLAFSFAAQNLIKDTINGLLIILEDQYAVGDVVTIGEVSGLVENLSLRITQLRDGEGRLITIPNSTINLVANHSNGWSRSDLKIPVDYQVKADLAIKLIEEVAMTMYQDCNCKNSILEPPQILGIEDFAERGFIVRLWFKTEPLKQWDISREFRRRIKNTFEEAGISLPLPQQQIWLINQSTTDN; this is encoded by the coding sequence ATGGGTAGGGTAATTAAAAAACGATTTCTTTTAGGGGTAATTATTAGTGCTAATTTGTGGATAAATTTTTTTACTTATGCGGTTGAGGCGCAATTACCACTGTTACCAAAACTAAGTTTAGAAACATTAAAATTAGAAAAAACCCTTAAACAACAGAAGTTTTCAGATTGTGTATTATTAGATGGTTATTGTTTATTTAAATTATCCGATAGAAAGTCAAATTTAAGACAACGAATTAAATATACAGAGGAACAATTAACAGCAGTTAGAAAATTGTATCTTCAGTCGGAAGAACCAATAAAGATATTTCATCCAGGTGATGAGCAGCAGCAAAATATATACGTGACAGTAGAAAATCGTAAGATTCCTGTCTTAAGTTTATATGCTCGTGACACCATAGGAGAAGGTATAAATTTAGAAGAATATACACAACAAATATCTAATAATATTGCCGACGGATTAAAAACCACCAAAGAAGAAAGACAGCTAAACTTTATAAATAGACAAGCCAAAATCGCAGGTTTCATTATTAGTTTGATGCTGCTTGCCAACTTATTTTTGGCACAAAAACTTAAACTTTTAAATCAAGCCAAATTAGATTTTTCTAGAGAAAACCAAACGGCATCTTTAACTAATCAATTAGAACAAAGAAAGAAATTCAATTTAAAAGAAGTGCATTATCGTTTGCTACAACTTGCTCAAATTACTATTTGGGTAGGTGGATGCTTAATTATATTAGGCTTATTTCCCTATACACGCCCAATACAACAGCTAATATTTACACTGTTAAGAATACCTTTATACCTAATTATTATAATTTGGGTTTGCTACATTTTAATCCGTTTAAGTTATGCAGCGATCGCCAAAATTAATACAGCGATCACTAATAATACCCTTGCTAGTAGTTATGTATTTAATCCAGATACTAACCGCCGACTACAGGTTAGGATGAATACTTTTTCTGGTTTATTTCGCGGAATAGTTACTTGCATTTGGGGCGGAATTGGCTTGTTTACTGCACTGGCGATCATTGGTATTAATATCACCCCTTTACTTGCAGGGGCTGGAGTATTGGGTTTAGCTTTCTCCTTTGCTGCTCAAAACTTGATCAAAGATACTATTAATGGTTTACTAATTATTCTTGAGGATCAATACGCCGTTGGTGATGTAGTAACTATTGGCGAAGTTTCAGGGTTAGTAGAAAATTTGAGCTTACGTATCACTCAATTACGAGATGGCGAAGGACGTTTAATTACAATACCTAATAGTACGATTAATTTAGTTGCTAATCATTCTAATGGTTGGTCAAGATCTGATTTAAAAATTCCTGTAGATTATCAAGTCAAAGCTGATCTGGCAATAAAATTAATTGAAGAAGTAGCCATGACTATGTATCAAGATTGTAATTGTAAAAATTCTATTTTAGAACCACCTCAAATATTAGGGATAGAAGATTTTGCAGAAAGGGGTTTCATAGTACGTTTATGGTTTAAAACCGAACCTCTTAAACAGTGGGATATATCACGGGAATTTCGCCGTCGAATTAAAAATACCTTTGAAGAAGCAGGTATTTCTTTACCCTTACCTCAACAACAAATTTGGCTTATCAATCAATCAACTACTGATAATTAG
- the manA1 gene encoding mannose-6-phosphate isomerase: protein MSQFTQTKQNSSEQIAIINSNSAKGDIAATEIRPWGSFTTLEEGMGYKIKRIEVNPGHRLSLQMHHHRSEHWIVVSGTAKVLCGEQEMILGSYQSTYVPQCTPHRLENPGVIKLVLIEVQNGEYLGEDDIIRFSDDYARQ from the coding sequence ATGTCTCAATTTACCCAAACCAAACAAAATTCAAGCGAGCAAATTGCAATAATCAATTCAAATTCAGCTAAAGGCGATATTGCTGCAACAGAGATTCGCCCTTGGGGATCTTTTACTACCTTAGAAGAAGGAATGGGGTATAAAATTAAACGTATTGAAGTAAATCCAGGTCATCGTCTTAGTTTGCAGATGCACCATCATCGCAGCGAACATTGGATTGTAGTTTCAGGTACTGCTAAAGTTCTATGTGGAGAACAAGAAATGATCTTGGGTAGTTACCAATCAACCTATGTTCCTCAATGTACCCCTCATAGACTAGAAAATCCTGGTGTAATCAAATTAGTCTTAATAGAAGTACAAAATGGAGAATATCTAGGAGAAGATGACATTATTCGTTTTAGTGATGATTATGCTCGTCAATAG